From the Selenomonas sp. oral taxon 920 genome, the window CCGCGCTCGCGCTCGAGATCCATGCTGTCGAGCACCTGTGCCTCCATCTCGCGCTCAGAGAGCGTGCCCGTATACTCGATGAGGCGATCGGCAATGGTGGATTTGCCGTGGTCGATGTGGGCGATGATGGAAAAATTGCGGATATGCTTCTGATCCATAGTGTTCCCTTTCCCCTGCTTTTTTGCTTCCTTATATAATCACATCGAACACGTCGCGCTGCGTGTTTGTGACAAAAATCTCAATATCGCCGCGTTCGGACGCAAGCTCTGCCTGCAAATGCTCGGCGAGGACAGGCAGGACGGGCACCTCTGTGCCGAAGTGCCCCGCATCGATGATGTGCATGCCCTGCTCGACGGCACGCTGCGCATCGTGGTACTTCACATCGCCCGTGACGTAGACATCCGCGCCGAGGCGGACGGCATTGTCGATAAAGTCCGCGCCCGCGCCGCCGCAGACAGCGACGCGCCGTACGGGGCGCGCGGCAGCAGAGGCAAGGCGCACATGGCTGATGCAGAGGCGTTCCTTCACTGCGCGGGCAAAGTCCTCGATGCTCGTCGGAGCAGGAAGAACGCCGACACGGCCGATGCTCTCGGTCACGCCGCCCTCCTGACTCGTAATGACGAAGGAGGAGAGTTTTTCCAGCCCGATCTGCGCGGCGAGCACATCGTTCACGCCGCCGTGCGTGACATCGAGGTTCGTGTGCGCCGCCGCGACGGCGATGTTGTGCGTGAGGAGGGCGGCAAGCCGCCGCCCGAGCGGGAGATCGGTGCGCAGCTGCTTGATGCCGCGAAAGATCGCAGGGTGGTGCGCAACGATCATATCCGCCCTGCGTTCGATGGCTTCCGCGGTGACCGCATCGTCCACATCGAGGGCGACAAGCACGCGCTCGACTTTTTGCGCATAGCTGCCGACGAGAAGTCCGGGGTTGTCCCAGTCCTCCGCGAGGCGGCGCGGCGCGATGCGCTCAAGCGCGTTCATGATGAGCTGACAGCTGAGCATGGGGATCTCCTCTCAAAGCAACGCAAATACTGTACGCAGCGCTGCGAGACACGATACGGTCTCACGATATTCCGCACTCCGCCGCGCTGCACTGCTCACATTCATCCCGTCGGCGGCGCGGGCGAGCTTTGCAATC encodes:
- a CDS encoding Nif3-like dinuclear metal center hexameric protein; its protein translation is MLSCQLIMNALERIAPRRLAEDWDNPGLLVGSYAQKVERVLVALDVDDAVTAEAIERRADMIVAHHPAIFRGIKQLRTDLPLGRRLAALLTHNIAVAAAHTNLDVTHGGVNDVLAAQIGLEKLSSFVITSQEGGVTESIGRVGVLPAPTSIEDFARAVKERLCISHVRLASAAARPVRRVAVCGGAGADFIDNAVRLGADVYVTGDVKYHDAQRAVEQGMHIIDAGHFGTEVPVLPVLAEHLQAELASERGDIEIFVTNTQRDVFDVII